A genome region from Ananas comosus cultivar F153 unplaced genomic scaffold, ASM154086v1, whole genome shotgun sequence includes the following:
- the LOC109704080 gene encoding basic 7S globulin 2-like translates to MAKTLFLILPHILYLITINVSFCTLTASSPPPYKALVSPITKDPTTSLYTIPIDNRRPSVVDLAGPLIWSLCAPDHPTVACGSKTCAAATEFRPPNCSSNTSRPPSDLYKPHCNCTAYPVNPVTGLCAPADLTLTTVTANATDGKNPKYSIAFSDFISSCSIKSLLQSLPASASGVVGLGRSELSLPQQLSAEAKYANKFALCLPGGGIGVAFFGSGPLYLLPPILSAISDNLQYTSLIKNPTNPGYYIDVEHIAIALKQVPLPPDALALDKRGNGGVALSTVKPYTALRSDIYEPFLKAYSAATTGIQRMPATEPFDLCFNSSGLASTRLGYGVPEIDVMLKGGKNWTVSGARFDAAGRARRTRLWRSSNGGARRGGAW, encoded by the coding sequence ATGGCCAAAACCCTATTCTTAATCCTCCCTCATATCCTTTATCTAATAACCATTAATGTTTCCTTTTGTACCCTAACAGCATCATCCCCTCCCCCTTACAAAGCCCTAGTCTCTCCCATAACCAAAGATCCCACCACCTCCCTCTACACCATTCCCATCGACAACCGGCGCCCATCGGTCGTCGACCTCGCCGGCCCCCTCATCTGGTCTCTCTGCGCCCCCGACCACCCGACTGTCGCCTGCGGATCGAAGACCTGCGCAGCTGCCACCGAATTCCGCCCTCCGAATTGCAGTAGCAACACTTCTCGCCCTCCATCTGATCTCTACAAACCGCACTGCAACTGCACCGCATACCCGGTAAACCCCGTGACGGGTCTCTGCGCCCCTGCTGACCTAACCCTAACCACCGTCACCGCCAACGCCACCGACGGTAAAAACCCGAAGTATTCGATCGCCTTCTCCGACTTCATCTCCTCGTGCTCGATCAAAAGCCTACTGCAATCCCTACCGGCCTCAGCCTCCGGCGTAGTCGGCCTCGGCAGGTCGGAACTGTCGCTACCGCAACAGCTATCGGCCGAAGCCAAGTACGCAAACAAATTCGCGCTCTGCCTCCCGGGCGGAGGAATCGGCGTGGCCTTCTTCGGGAGTGGGCCTTTGTACCTGCTTCCGCCCATACTGTCAGCGATCAGTGACAATTTACAATACACTTCCTTGATAAAGAACCCTACGAACCCCGGGTACTACATCGACGTCGAGCACATCGCGATTGCCCTGAAACAAGTCCCGTTACCGCCCGACGCACTTGCACTCGATAAGCGCGGGAACGGCGGTGTGGCGCTGAGCACCGTGAAGCCGTACACGGCGCTTCGGAGCGACATATACGAGCCGTTCCTGAAAGCGTACAGCGCGGCCACGACGGGCATCCAGCGGATGCCGGCGACGGAGCCGTTCGATCTCTGCTTCAACAGCAGCGGGCTGGCGTCGACAAGGCTCGGATACGGCGTGCCGGAGATCGACGTGATGCTGAAGGGGGGGAAGAATTGGACGGTTTCGGGGGCGAGATTCGATGCAGCAGGTCGGGCGCGGAGAACGC
- the LOC109704082 gene encoding basic 7S globulin 2-like produces the protein MSQSHYSPLLLTLTTFLLFIISTSLPPTFAHAIPINTLVAPIHKHSPSSLYTLTLNFNSQYVIDLTTPTLWSSCPSNHPTTLCSSLQCAAAAPRQCTRLRGGGGDAGHYPCTCTAYRSAPTTNKCPYGDYLTLTLTPIILSGPSVVSSCSTNNAIHPALPVGATGIIGLGNSQLNFPSQLSAQLKIQNQFAICLPSTTAAPGVAFFGSTKPFRLLPPDLPDLTTLLSYTPLIKNPKNPNGYYLDVEGILVNNQPVQFLERVLEFDCLGHGWVVISTTVPYTTLHSRVYRPFLKAFVRATSRIQCVPKVKPFDLCLNSSKLGSTRMGYGIAQIDVMLKGGEKWTIFGRNSLVQAGPEAACLAFVDGGPRAEQAVVVGGYQLEDHLLVFDLDRSRLGFTGSLLGIRTGCASFNFTVGV, from the exons ATGTCTCAATCTCATTACTCTCCTCTCTTACTCACCCTTACCACCTTCCTCCTTTTTATCATCTCCACTTCACTCCCTCCCACTTTTGCCCATGCCATTCCCATAAATACCCTTGTAGCCCCCATACACAAACactccccctcctctctctacaCTCTCACTCTAAACTTCAATAGCCAATATGTCATAGACCTCACCACCCCCACCTTATGGTCTTCTTGTCCTTCCAACCATCCAACCACACTTTGCAGCTCCCTGCaatgcgccgccgccgccccccgtCAATGCACTCGCCTCCGGGGGGGCGGCGGTGACGCTGGGCACTACCCCTGCACTTGCACTGCGTATCGGTCGGCCCCCACGACCAACAAATGTCCCTACGGGGACTACTTAACCCTAACCTTGACCCCGATCATTCTCTCCGGCCCGTCTGTCGTCTCCTCTTGTTCGACCAACAATGCGATCCACCCCGCCCTACCGGTCGGTGCAACCGGCATTATCGGCCTCGGGAATTCGCAGCTGAATTTTCCGTCGCAGCTCTCTGCGCAGCTCAAAATCCAGAACCAATTCGCCATCTGCCTCCCGAGCACGACTGCCGCCCCCGGCGTCGCATTCTTCGGATCGACGAAACCGTTCCGCCTCCTCCCCCCGGATCTTCCGGATCTAACGACGCTTTTATCATACACTCCGTTGATCAAAAACCCTAAGAACCCTAACGGCTACTACCTCGACGTCGAGGGCATTTTGGTGAATAACCAGCCCGTGCAGTTTTTGGAGCGTGTTCTCGAGTTCGACTGCCTCGGCCACGGCTGGGTCGTGATCAGCACGACCGTGCCGTACACGACGCTGCACAGCCGCGTCTACCGCCCGTTCCTCAAGGCGTTCGTGCGCGCCACGAGCCGCATCCAGTGCGTGCCGAAGGTGAAGCCGTTCGATCTCTGCCTCAACAGTAGTAAACTGGGATCGACGCGGATGGG atACGGTATAGCTCAAATAGACGTGATGCTGAAGGGAGGGGAAAAGTGGACGATATTCGGCCGGAACTCGCTGGTGCAGGCGGGGCCGGAGGCGGCGTGTCTGGCGTTTGTAGACGGCGGGCCGCGGGCGGAGCAGGCGGTGGTGGTCGGGGGATACCAGCTAGAAGACCATCTGCTGGTGTTTGACCTGGACAGGTCTAGACTCGGGTTCACTGGTAGCTTGCTGGGGATTCGGACTGGGTGCGCCAGCTTCAATTTTACCGTTGgggtttga
- the LOC109704086 gene encoding vesicle-associated protein 2-2-like produces MGQDLVEIQPRELKFTFELKKQSSCSIQLSNKSNEYVAFKVKTTSPKRYCVRPNTGIIFPRSTCDFTVTMQAQRTAPPDMQLKDKFLVQCTVVPYGSKDEDIVPAFFSKETGRYIEESKLRVVLISPPHSPVLQPINGALNQEPAFEVPVLKETPVVKETPAIETQETQTRETPIIPEEIPTVLKQSSVVLKESPVSKETSVSTDKALSKVENFHLSHVTEDVQNMKAKLNNLESKLDEAEQMIFRLREENKSTIQERDKLQRDMVFLKRKCAARAQVGFPLSFAIFMALVGMTLGFLLQL; encoded by the exons ATGGGGCAAGATCTCGTGGAGATCCAACCTCGGGAACTCAAGTTTACTT TTGAATTGAAGAAGCAAAGTTCGTGTTCTATCCAGCTTTCTAATAAATCCAATGAATATGTTGCATTCAAG GTTAAAACTACATCTCCCAAGAGGTATTGCGTGCGGCCAAATACAGGGATCATATTTCCGAGGTCGACATGTGATTTTACAG TTACTATGCAAGCGCAGCGGACAGCTCCACCTGATATGCAGTTGAAAGATAAGTTCCTGGTTCAGTGCACTGTTGTCCCATACGGTAGTAAAGATGAGGACATTGTACCTGCTTTC TTCTCCAAAGAAACTGGCAGATATATTGAAGAGAGTAAATTGAGGGTTGTCCTTATTAGCCCACCACACTCTCCAGTATTACAACCTATTAATGGAGCTTTGAATCAGGAGCCAGCTTTTGAAGTTCCTGTATTGAAAGAAACTCCTGTTGTGAAAGAAACTCCAGCTATAGAAACTCAAGAAACTCAAACTAGAGAAACTCCAATTATTCCAGAAGAAATTCCTACTGTTTTAAAACAAAGTTCTGTTGTTTTGAAGGAGAGTCCTGTTTCGAAAGAAACTTCTGTTTCAACTGATAAAGCATTGAGCAAAGTTGAGAACTTTCACCTGTCACAT GTTACAGAAGATGTTCAGAATATGAAGGCAAAGCTTAACAATCTTGAATCAAAGCTAGATGAG GCTGAGCAGATGATCTTTAGGCTGAGGGAAGAGAACAAATCAACCATTCAGGAGAGGGATAAGTTGCAACGAGATATG GTATTTCTGAAAAGGAAGTGTGCAGCACGGGCTCAAGTCGGCTTTCCTTTATCGTTTGCAATATTCATGGCACTTGTCGGCATGACACTTGGATTCCTATTGCAGTTATAA